In the genome of Neisseria animaloris, one region contains:
- the plsY gene encoding glycerol-3-phosphate 1-O-acyltransferase PlsY, translating into MFNLLAVITSYLIGSLSFAVIVSKLFGMADPRTYGSGNPGATNVLRSGKKKAAALTLLGDALKGLVAVLLALWVQEPLGLDNSTIALVAVAALVGHMWPVFFGFKGGKGVATAFGVLLALSWPTALVCAVVWLVMAFGFKVSSLAALTATVLSPVAAYFLMPYGSWVWATAVIALLVLYRHKSNIQNLLSGKEGKIGDKAE; encoded by the coding sequence ATGTTTAATTTATTGGCGGTTATCACTTCTTATTTAATCGGTTCGCTTTCGTTTGCGGTAATCGTGTCGAAGCTTTTCGGTATGGCCGATCCGCGCACTTACGGTTCGGGCAATCCGGGGGCGACCAACGTATTGCGCAGCGGCAAGAAAAAAGCGGCGGCGTTAACGCTGCTCGGCGATGCGTTGAAAGGGTTGGTTGCCGTACTGTTGGCCTTGTGGGTGCAGGAGCCGCTCGGTTTGGATAACAGCACCATTGCGCTGGTAGCCGTGGCCGCGTTGGTGGGGCATATGTGGCCGGTGTTTTTCGGCTTTAAGGGCGGCAAAGGCGTGGCGACGGCTTTTGGTGTGCTGTTGGCTTTGTCGTGGCCGACTGCTTTGGTTTGCGCGGTGGTGTGGCTGGTGATGGCGTTCGGGTTCAAAGTGTCTTCGCTGGCGGCTTTGACGGCAACCGTTCTCAGCCCGGTTGCCGCTTACTTTCTAATGCCTTACGGTTCGTGGGTGTGGGCGACGGCGGTGATTGCCTTGTTGGTGCTTTACCGGCATAAAAGCAATATCCAAAACTTGCTCAGCGGCAAAGAAGGCAAAATCGGCGATAAAGCGGAATAG
- a CDS encoding phosphoadenylyl-sulfate reductase has product MSLYAPKLWQIPPAAAAASGRLKTLETALNQRLQHIADRYPHAVFASSLAVEDMVVADRIGRLKLSLRIITLDTGKLNAETVALITETNARYPFEIEVYRPAPESAADFERQFGSAAMYESVELRRRCCHIRKIEPLNRALCRAPAWLTGQRRSQSDTRSGLEFEERDTARNIAKFNPIFDWEEADVWAYAHRYGVPLNALYRQGYPSIGCEPCTRPVKLGENIRAGRWWWENKDSKECGLHK; this is encoded by the coding sequence ATGTCGTTATACGCCCCCAAACTCTGGCAGATTCCCCCTGCCGCCGCAGCCGCTTCGGGCCGTCTGAAAACACTGGAAACCGCGCTAAACCAACGTCTGCAACATATCGCCGACCGCTATCCGCATGCCGTTTTCGCCTCCAGTTTGGCGGTGGAAGACATGGTTGTTGCCGACCGGATAGGCCGTCTGAAACTGTCGCTGCGCATCATCACCCTCGATACCGGCAAACTCAACGCCGAAACCGTTGCATTGATTACAGAAACCAATGCCCGCTACCCGTTTGAAATCGAAGTGTACCGCCCTGCCCCCGAATCCGCTGCCGACTTTGAACGGCAATTCGGCAGTGCGGCCATGTATGAAAGCGTGGAACTGCGCCGCCGATGCTGCCACATCCGCAAAATCGAACCGCTCAACCGCGCCCTATGCCGCGCACCGGCATGGCTGACCGGGCAACGGCGTAGTCAGTCCGACACCCGCAGCGGCTTGGAATTTGAAGAACGCGACACCGCCCGCAACATCGCCAAGTTCAATCCGATTTTCGATTGGGAAGAGGCCGACGTGTGGGCATACGCGCACCGATACGGCGTACCGCTCAACGCCCTGTACCGGCAAGGCTATCCCAGCATAGGCTGCGAACCGTGCACCCGACCGGTAAAACTCGGCGAAAACATCCGCGCCGGACGTTGGTGGTGGGAAAATAAAGACAGCAAAGAGTGCGGCCTGCATAAATAA
- a CDS encoding patatin-like phospholipase family protein: MRISFSDGLKKCCVLSAALLLSACALVRYPPVAAISRIDTEKGYRLQHALERQEGDDTFIVLMLSGGGTRAAALGYGVLEELSRQKVYIGGKEIKLSESIDLTYGVSGGSVLAAYFSLHGQNTIPAFERRFLKQNFQRQFAKQVFSAANLPRLTSPEFGRGDLLQEQFEATLFRNATFGDLEKRRKGPFAVITATDMSLGNRLDFTQEYFDAMCLNLSDLPLARAVAASSAVPLVFSPITLNNNGGNCGYTLPPRLEKAVERDSGKLQRHTRKEFKENLKQYEDSKARPYIHLIDGGLTDNLGLRSLLDVTEIYPKNVLYRQFIEGKVNKIIVINVNAQNQMSTAIDKTAAVPGFYDVLNAIINIPIDQYSQESLRRFRAFTDQWNEAVATGSGGRKVSMYFVSLNLRDLPESQLRKNVLNISTSFYLPPNDINDLKTAARVLMAQSPEYKRLLDDLSAEPVQTPAAVHKPVWFVGDGPQLPVKEPQNYDAALFGGS; this comes from the coding sequence ATGCGAATTTCTTTTTCAGACGGCCTGAAAAAATGTTGTGTGTTATCGGCAGCGTTGCTGCTGTCGGCCTGCGCTCTGGTGCGTTATCCGCCTGTGGCGGCCATCAGCCGGATCGATACCGAAAAAGGCTACCGCCTGCAACATGCTTTGGAGCGGCAGGAGGGCGACGATACGTTTATCGTGCTGATGCTTTCGGGTGGCGGCACACGGGCAGCCGCACTGGGTTACGGTGTTTTGGAAGAATTGAGCAGGCAGAAAGTCTATATAGGCGGTAAAGAAATCAAATTGAGCGAAAGTATCGACCTGACCTACGGCGTATCGGGCGGTTCGGTGCTGGCGGCATATTTTTCGCTGCACGGGCAGAACACGATTCCTGCATTCGAGCGCCGCTTCCTAAAGCAGAATTTCCAACGCCAGTTTGCCAAGCAAGTGTTTTCGGCCGCCAATCTGCCGCGGCTTACCTCGCCTGAGTTCGGGCGCGGCGATTTGTTGCAGGAGCAGTTTGAAGCGACGCTATTTCGCAATGCCACCTTCGGCGATTTGGAAAAACGCCGCAAAGGGCCTTTCGCCGTGATTACCGCCACCGATATGTCGCTAGGCAACCGTTTGGATTTCACGCAGGAATATTTCGATGCGATGTGCCTGAACCTTTCCGACCTGCCCCTTGCGCGGGCGGTGGCGGCATCCAGCGCGGTGCCGCTGGTGTTCAGCCCCATCACGCTCAACAATAACGGCGGCAACTGCGGCTATACTTTGCCGCCGCGTTTGGAAAAAGCGGTGGAAAGGGATAGCGGCAAGCTGCAACGACATACCCGCAAAGAGTTTAAAGAAAATCTCAAACAATACGAAGACAGCAAAGCGCGCCCGTATATCCACCTGATCGACGGCGGCCTTACCGACAACCTCGGTTTGCGCAGTTTGCTCGACGTTACCGAAATTTATCCGAAAAACGTGCTTTACCGGCAGTTTATCGAAGGCAAAGTCAACAAAATCATCGTGATCAACGTTAACGCGCAAAACCAGATGAGCACGGCCATCGACAAAACCGCCGCCGTGCCGGGTTTTTACGATGTGTTGAACGCCATTATCAATATTCCCATCGACCAGTATTCGCAAGAATCCCTGCGCCGTTTCCGCGCGTTTACCGACCAATGGAACGAAGCGGTGGCAACCGGCTCCGGCGGGCGCAAAGTCAGCATGTATTTCGTGAGCCTGAATCTGCGCGATTTGCCGGAATCGCAGTTGCGCAAGAACGTATTGAACATTTCCACCAGTTTCTACCTGCCCCCCAACGACATCAACGATTTGAAAACCGCCGCGCGGGTGTTGATGGCGCAGTCGCCCGAATACAAACGGCTGTTGGATGATTTGTCCGCCGAACCGGTGCAGACTCCCGCGGCGGTTCACAAGCCCGTTTGGTTCGTCGGCGACGGGCCGCAACTGCCGGTGAAAGAGCCACAAAATTATGATGCGGCTTTGTTTGGCGGCAGTTAG
- a CDS encoding chaperone modulator CbpM, protein MNQDQDIQLTFNEIVDACGNDADWVVSVIEEEIISVSGSPQQASFSGFQLARIRRARRISRDFEASVPATALILQLLDELETLRKGKAD, encoded by the coding sequence ATGAACCAAGATCAAGACATACAACTGACTTTCAACGAAATCGTAGATGCCTGCGGCAACGATGCCGATTGGGTGGTAAGCGTGATTGAAGAAGAAATCATCTCCGTGAGCGGCAGCCCGCAACAAGCCAGCTTCAGCGGCTTCCAACTCGCCCGCATCCGACGCGCCCGCCGCATCAGCCGCGATTTCGAAGCCAGCGTGCCTGCCACCGCACTGATTCTGCAACTTTTGGACGAACTGGAAACGCTGCGCAAAGGCAAAGCGGATTAA
- a CDS encoding flavin prenyltransferase UbiX, giving the protein MNHQTHPIQTVALAFTGASGMPYGIRLLECLLHSGKTVWLLYSQAAQVVAGQEMNLSLPSNPTACQTFLCEKFNVPAEQLRVFGKDEWFAPPASGTNPADAMIICPASMGVVAAVAHGTSDHLIERAADVCLKERRPLILVPRETPLSSLHLENLLKLSQLGAVILPPAPGFYHHPQSIDDLIDFVVARILDQLRIPHTLMTKWGEK; this is encoded by the coding sequence ATGAACCATCAAACACATCCGATTCAAACCGTTGCCCTCGCCTTTACCGGCGCATCGGGCATGCCTTACGGCATCCGGCTGCTGGAATGCCTGCTGCACAGCGGCAAAACCGTTTGGCTGCTGTATTCGCAGGCCGCACAAGTGGTGGCCGGGCAGGAAATGAACCTTTCCCTCCCTTCCAACCCTACCGCCTGCCAAACGTTTTTATGCGAAAAATTCAATGTACCCGCAGAGCAACTGCGCGTATTCGGCAAAGACGAATGGTTTGCCCCACCCGCCTCCGGCACCAATCCCGCCGATGCTATGATTATCTGCCCCGCCAGCATGGGCGTGGTGGCGGCAGTGGCGCACGGCACTTCAGACCACCTTATCGAACGTGCCGCCGATGTGTGCCTGAAAGAACGCCGCCCGCTGATACTCGTGCCGCGCGAAACGCCGCTTTCATCACTGCATCTGGAAAACCTGCTGAAACTTTCGCAACTCGGAGCGGTTATCCTGCCGCCCGCACCCGGTTTTTACCATCATCCGCAGAGTATTGATGATTTAATTGACTTCGTTGTAGCACGTATTCTTGACCAATTACGCATTCCGCACACCTTGATGACTAAATGGGGAGAAAAATAA
- the folB gene encoding dihydroneopterin aldolase, producing MDKIFLNGMKAETLIGVYDWEREQMQTLVLDLVIGIPEKTAVSDNIDDTIHYADVCDAVRSSLKNQQFLLLEALAEHVAELVLQDFGAQWIRVRIIKPGILPDVREVGVEIERSADNV from the coding sequence ATGGACAAAATCTTTTTGAACGGCATGAAAGCCGAAACGTTGATCGGCGTATACGATTGGGAACGCGAGCAAATGCAGACGCTGGTGCTGGATTTGGTTATCGGCATTCCCGAAAAAACCGCCGTTTCAGATAACATCGACGACACCATACACTACGCCGACGTATGCGATGCCGTGCGCAGCAGCCTGAAAAACCAGCAATTCCTGCTGCTGGAAGCCTTGGCCGAACATGTAGCCGAACTGGTATTGCAGGATTTCGGCGCACAATGGATACGTGTGCGCATCATCAAGCCCGGCATTTTGCCCGATGTGCGCGAAGTCGGTGTAGAAATCGAACGCAGCGCCGACAACGTATAA